From one Phocaeicola salanitronis DSM 18170 genomic stretch:
- a CDS encoding DUF6078 family protein yields the protein MKDSKLEIPHGFALCGEADCLCAAKCLRHKAYLQQAETAKVLLVVNPQLCTKDGRCAYFRDVEPVRFASGFTQMQKRMLPDQYDKFMWKLILHFGRNPYFERRNGKREISPGEQELIADVARQVGVTEEFKFDAYQEQQDWTN from the coding sequence ATGAAAGACTCGAAATTAGAGATTCCGCACGGTTTCGCCTTGTGCGGGGAGGCAGATTGCCTTTGTGCGGCGAAGTGTTTACGGCATAAGGCTTATCTGCAGCAGGCGGAGACGGCAAAGGTGCTGCTGGTTGTCAATCCCCAGCTTTGTACAAAGGACGGGCGGTGCGCTTATTTCCGGGATGTGGAGCCTGTACGTTTTGCCAGTGGATTTACACAGATGCAGAAACGGATGCTGCCCGATCAGTATGATAAGTTTATGTGGAAGCTCATCCTGCACTTCGGGCGGAACCCTTACTTTGAACGGCGGAACGGCAAACGGGAGATTTCGCCCGGAGAGCAAGAATTGATTGCGGATGTGGCACGGCAGGTGGGCGTGACGGAGGAATTCAAGTTTGACGCTTATCAAGAGCAGCAGGACTGGACGAACTGA
- the recN gene encoding DNA repair protein RecN — protein MLQSIHIQNYALIDKLDIDFMPGFSVITGETGAGKSIILGAIGLLLGQRADMKAIKSGASKCIVEARFHIVSYGLESFFNELDLEYDPEECILRREVSANGKSRAFINDTPASLAQMKALGEKLIDIHSQHQNLLLNKEGFQLTILDILAQDDKQLASYKQMYADYKNTCKELDTLIGQAEKSKQDEDYLRFQLEQLEEAGLRNGEQAELEQEAETLSHAEDIKAGLYRAGMLIDNADSYSILSQTKECIQTLQGISSVYPSASEWSERLQSCYIELKDIAHDLSSAEEDVEFNPERLDYVNQRLNLIYNLQQKHRADSIEELIDLAKNYQKQLNDIASFDDRISGLRAEKDTLYSKVLEQAALLTRLRTGAAHLIEEQMKKLLVPLGMPNVRFAVELTSRKEPDINGMDNVTFLFSANKNGTLQNVASIASGGEIARVMLSLKAMIAGAVKLPTIIFDEIDTGVSGSIAEKMALIMRDMGNQNRQVISITHLPQIAARGTTHYKVYKEDTDTGTNSYIRKLTPDERIHEIAHMLSGSTLTEAALNNARALLSL, from the coding sequence ATGCTACAATCCATTCATATACAAAATTATGCACTGATTGACAAGCTGGATATCGACTTCATGCCGGGCTTTTCCGTCATTACAGGAGAAACCGGAGCCGGAAAATCGATTATCTTAGGAGCTATCGGATTGCTTTTGGGACAACGCGCCGATATGAAAGCGATTAAAAGCGGAGCATCCAAATGCATCGTGGAAGCCCGTTTCCACATCGTTTCGTATGGCTTGGAAAGTTTCTTCAACGAACTTGACCTGGAGTATGACCCGGAAGAATGCATATTGAGACGCGAAGTGTCAGCAAACGGAAAAAGCCGTGCCTTCATCAATGATACGCCGGCATCGTTGGCACAGATGAAAGCATTGGGCGAAAAACTGATTGACATACACAGCCAGCATCAAAACCTGCTCTTGAACAAGGAAGGCTTTCAATTGACGATATTAGACATCTTGGCGCAAGACGACAAGCAGCTTGCCTCCTACAAGCAGATGTATGCCGATTATAAAAACACGTGCAAAGAGCTTGACACGCTTATCGGACAAGCTGAAAAGAGCAAGCAAGACGAAGACTACCTGCGCTTCCAGCTGGAACAGTTGGAAGAAGCCGGATTAAGAAATGGAGAGCAGGCCGAACTGGAACAGGAAGCCGAGACGCTAAGCCATGCCGAAGACATCAAGGCCGGACTTTACCGTGCCGGGATGTTGATAGACAATGCAGACTCGTACAGCATTCTTTCGCAAACCAAGGAATGCATCCAAACCTTACAAGGCATATCCTCCGTTTACCCTTCGGCGTCCGAATGGAGCGAACGCCTGCAGAGCTGCTATATCGAGCTGAAAGACATTGCGCACGACTTGTCTTCTGCCGAAGAAGACGTAGAGTTCAATCCGGAACGTCTGGACTATGTAAACCAGCGGCTGAACCTGATTTACAACCTCCAGCAAAAGCATCGGGCAGACAGCATAGAAGAATTGATTGATTTGGCAAAAAACTATCAAAAGCAATTGAACGACATTGCCTCGTTCGATGACCGGATAAGCGGGCTTCGCGCCGAAAAAGACACCTTGTACAGTAAGGTATTGGAACAGGCTGCCCTGTTGACCCGGTTACGTACCGGAGCGGCGCATCTCATCGAAGAGCAGATGAAGAAGCTCCTCGTCCCGTTAGGCATGCCCAACGTGCGTTTTGCCGTAGAACTGACGTCACGCAAAGAGCCGGACATAAACGGAATGGACAACGTAACCTTCCTGTTCTCTGCCAACAAGAACGGCACGCTGCAGAATGTAGCGTCCATCGCTTCCGGCGGTGAAATAGCCCGGGTCATGCTCTCGCTAAAGGCGATGATAGCCGGAGCGGTCAAATTGCCCACCATCATCTTCGACGAAATAGATACCGGCGTATCAGGTTCCATCGCAGAGAAAATGGCATTGATTATGCGTGACATGGGGAACCAGAACAGGCAGGTTATCAGCATCACCCATTTACCCCAAATCGCGGCACGGGGAACAACGCACTACAAAGTGTACAAAGAAGACACAGACACCGGCACAAACAGTTACATCCGCAAACTGACACCCGACGAACGGATACACGAAATAGCCCACATGCTAAGCGGAAGCACGCTGACCGAAGCTGCATTGAACAACGCACGGGCGTTGCTCAGCCTGTAA
- a CDS encoding RNA polymerase sigma factor — translation MKHYNEEEIIAQLQEPQLQRNAFGEIVKHYSEPLYWQIRRMVLSHDDANDLLQNTFIKAWNNLEYFRGDARLSTWLYRIAFNECLNFLNKQRALNQLSLDDAESAALNKLESDPYFDGDHTQLLFEKAIQTLPEKQRIVFNLKYFQEMKYEEMSDILGTSVGALKASYHHAVKKIEEFLEQND, via the coding sequence ATGAAGCATTATAACGAGGAAGAGATAATCGCCCAACTGCAAGAACCCCAATTGCAACGGAACGCTTTCGGGGAAATAGTCAAGCATTACAGCGAGCCACTGTATTGGCAAATCAGACGAATGGTGCTCTCCCACGATGATGCCAACGACCTCTTACAAAACACATTCATCAAGGCATGGAACAACCTGGAATATTTCCGGGGAGACGCCCGCCTGTCTACCTGGCTTTACCGGATTGCGTTCAACGAATGCCTGAACTTCCTGAACAAGCAGCGTGCCCTCAACCAGCTTTCGCTGGACGATGCCGAGTCAGCCGCCCTCAACAAACTGGAAAGCGACCCGTATTTCGACGGAGACCATACGCAGCTCTTGTTCGAAAAAGCCATCCAGACCTTGCCCGAAAAACAACGCATCGTCTTCAACCTGAAATATTTCCAAGAAATGAAATACGAAGAAATGTCCGATATCTTAGGCACGAGCGTAGGCGCCCTGAAAGCCTCTTACCACCACGCCGTCAAAAAGATTGAAGAATTTTTAGAGCAAAACGATTAA
- a CDS encoding ribonuclease Z: MEKFDLHILGCGSALPTMRHQATSQVVNIREKLFMIDCGEGTQVQLRRSRLKFSRLNHIFISHLHGDHCFGLIGVISTFGMLERTADLHIYSHPDLIGILQPQIDFFCKGMSYNVVFHPFDPKARDVIYDDRSVSVETIPLRHRMPTCGFLFREKPTPNHIKREMIDFYQIPVYMINRIKNGEDFITEEGKTIPNDWLTTPSDPPRSYAYCSDTAYYPSVTEQIQGVDLLFHEATFASSDSARARQTQHSTARQAAQIARDAQVKRLVIGHFSARYDDEEILLKEAQEVFPNTVLAQENLQLSI, encoded by the coding sequence ATGGAAAAATTCGACCTACATATCTTAGGGTGCGGCTCGGCACTGCCTACCATGCGCCATCAAGCCACGTCACAAGTCGTCAATATCCGCGAAAAGCTGTTCATGATAGATTGTGGCGAAGGCACGCAAGTGCAATTGCGCCGCTCCCGCCTCAAGTTCAGCCGGCTGAACCACATCTTCATCTCCCATTTGCACGGCGACCACTGCTTCGGGCTAATCGGAGTGATTTCCACGTTCGGCATGCTGGAACGCACAGCCGACCTGCACATCTACAGCCACCCGGACCTAATCGGAATCCTGCAACCCCAAATCGACTTCTTCTGCAAAGGCATGAGCTATAACGTGGTGTTCCATCCGTTCGATCCGAAAGCCCGCGATGTTATCTACGACGACCGCTCCGTGTCGGTCGAGACCATCCCTTTACGCCACCGGATGCCCACCTGCGGCTTCCTGTTCCGCGAAAAGCCGACTCCCAATCACATCAAGCGCGAGATGATTGACTTTTACCAGATTCCGGTCTATATGATTAACCGCATCAAAAACGGAGAAGATTTCATTACGGAAGAAGGGAAAACCATTCCCAATGACTGGCTGACCACGCCTTCCGACCCGCCGCGCTCGTATGCCTATTGCTCGGATACCGCTTATTACCCCTCCGTCACCGAACAGATACAAGGAGTAGACCTGCTGTTCCACGAAGCGACCTTTGCCAGTTCCGATTCGGCACGTGCCCGGCAAACCCAGCATTCCACTGCCCGGCAAGCCGCACAAATCGCCCGCGACGCACAAGTGAAACGCCTGGTTATCGGCCATTTCTCGGCACGGTATGATGACGAAGAGATACTGCTAAAAGAAGCGCAGGAAGTTTTCCCCAATACCGTTCTGGCACAAGAGAATCTGCAACTGTCCATATAG
- a CDS encoding serine protease — protein sequence MKKIIAILLCITPFSTLLAQELPKWADKARKAVFSIVTYTKDNQILNTGNGFYIDETGTAVSDYSLFKGAERAVIITADGKELPVKYMMGANDMYDVVKFKADFDKKAEALQPAPTAPAIGQTVYLLPYSTQKESKGQTGTVAKVDTIGTQTYYYTLAMQTTEKTVSCPIMNEAGQVVGMMQKNSGPESKESYAIGIRYLTDLNISALSANDMTLNSIGIKKGLPEDESQALVYLYMASSVYERGRYLELLNDFITTYPKNTEGYLRRATCYSTFGDESHNALAAQDLNTLLDVAEKKDDAHYNIAKFIYSYQMNSENKQPYANWTFERALDEISQALETAAEPIYYQLQGDIYFAMQKYAEAFTAYEAVNKSNLASAATFYAAAKAKELTEGADRKEVIALLDSAVARYAKPYGKDAAPYLYERARVKADNEDFRGAVNDYNEFYDAMLGQTSAEFYLIRSQAELKCRMYQQAINDINKAVELDPNDVTYWIEKGSVHLRVNQVDEAIKALTRAVEMDPENAPAYRMLGYSQIQNKEKEKGIANLQKAKDLGDEVADGLLEKYK from the coding sequence ATGAAAAAAATAATCGCCATTTTATTATGCATAACGCCTTTCTCTACGCTTCTTGCACAAGAACTTCCCAAATGGGCAGACAAAGCAAGAAAGGCAGTATTCTCCATTGTCACTTATACAAAAGACAATCAGATATTAAATACAGGGAACGGATTTTACATCGATGAAACAGGAACCGCCGTATCCGATTATTCGCTCTTCAAAGGAGCAGAACGGGCAGTTATCATTACAGCCGACGGGAAAGAACTGCCGGTAAAATACATGATGGGAGCCAACGACATGTATGATGTCGTAAAGTTCAAGGCGGACTTTGATAAAAAAGCCGAAGCGCTCCAGCCTGCCCCCACGGCTCCGGCTATCGGGCAGACCGTATATTTACTCCCCTACTCCACACAAAAAGAATCCAAAGGGCAAACCGGCACGGTAGCGAAAGTAGACACCATCGGCACCCAAACCTATTATTATACACTTGCCATGCAAACTACCGAAAAAACGGTCAGCTGCCCCATCATGAACGAAGCAGGGCAAGTAGTGGGCATGATGCAGAAAAACAGCGGTCCGGAAAGCAAGGAAAGTTACGCCATCGGCATCCGTTACCTGACCGATTTAAACATCAGTGCCCTATCTGCCAACGACATGACGCTCAACTCAATCGGCATCAAAAAAGGATTGCCCGAAGACGAATCACAGGCACTGGTTTACCTGTATATGGCTTCGAGCGTGTACGAACGCGGCCGCTACCTGGAGTTATTAAACGACTTTATCACTACCTATCCCAAAAATACAGAAGGCTACCTGCGCCGCGCCACGTGCTACAGCACATTCGGAGACGAAAGCCACAATGCGCTGGCTGCACAAGACCTGAACACCCTGCTGGATGTAGCCGAAAAAAAAGACGACGCGCACTACAATATCGCCAAATTCATTTACTCCTATCAAATGAATTCGGAAAACAAGCAGCCGTACGCCAACTGGACCTTCGAACGTGCGCTGGACGAAATCAGCCAGGCTCTGGAAACCGCCGCAGAACCCATTTATTATCAGTTGCAGGGAGACATTTATTTTGCCATGCAGAAATACGCCGAAGCCTTTACCGCCTACGAAGCGGTGAACAAAAGCAACCTGGCATCGGCGGCAACATTCTATGCGGCGGCTAAAGCCAAAGAGCTGACCGAAGGAGCCGACCGGAAAGAAGTCATCGCATTGCTCGACAGTGCCGTGGCGCGTTATGCCAAGCCCTATGGAAAAGATGCAGCCCCCTACCTGTACGAACGCGCACGCGTCAAAGCGGACAACGAGGACTTCCGAGGAGCCGTAAATGACTATAACGAATTCTACGACGCCATGTTAGGACAGACCTCTGCAGAGTTTTACCTCATCCGTTCACAAGCCGAACTGAAATGCCGCATGTACCAGCAAGCTATCAACGATATCAACAAAGCCGTCGAGCTTGACCCCAACGACGTAACCTACTGGATAGAAAAAGGAAGCGTACACCTGCGCGTCAATCAAGTGGACGAAGCCATCAAAGCCTTGACACGCGCCGTTGAAATGGACCCTGAAAACGCCCCCGCCTACCGCATGTTAGGCTATAGCCAAATCCAGAACAAGGAAAAAGAAAAAGGCATAGCCAATCTGCAAAAAGCGAAAGATTTGGGAGATGAAGTAGCAGACGGGCTGTTGGAGAAATACAAATAA
- the rlmB gene encoding 23S rRNA (guanosine(2251)-2'-O)-methyltransferase RlmB, translating into MIEKNEMIFGIRAVIEAIEAGKEIDKVLIKKDMQSELAKELFAALKQSFIPVQRVPVERIDRITRKNHQGVVAFISPITYQRTEDLVPFLFEQGKNPLFILLDGITDVRNFGAIARTCECAGVDAIIIPSKNSVSVNADAVKTSAGALLSLPVCRENNILSTIRFLKESGFKIIAATEKGDYDYTKADYHSPTCIIMGAEDTGVPYEHLALCDEWIKIPLFGTIESLNVSVAAGILIYKAIEQRGF; encoded by the coding sequence ATGATAGAAAAAAACGAAATGATATTCGGAATACGAGCCGTTATCGAAGCCATAGAAGCAGGAAAAGAAATAGATAAGGTCTTGATAAAAAAAGACATGCAAAGCGAGCTGGCAAAAGAGCTGTTCGCGGCATTAAAACAGTCGTTTATCCCGGTCCAGCGGGTACCGGTAGAACGCATTGACCGCATAACCCGCAAAAACCATCAAGGGGTAGTGGCTTTTATCTCACCCATTACGTACCAGCGGACCGAAGACCTCGTGCCGTTCCTTTTCGAGCAAGGCAAGAACCCCTTATTCATCCTGCTCGACGGCATAACGGATGTACGTAATTTCGGCGCCATAGCCCGTACCTGCGAATGTGCCGGCGTAGATGCAATCATCATCCCTTCGAAGAACAGCGTCAGCGTAAATGCCGATGCCGTCAAGACTTCGGCAGGTGCCCTGCTTTCTCTTCCCGTATGCCGGGAAAACAATATCCTCAGCACCATCCGTTTCTTGAAAGAAAGCGGATTCAAGATTATCGCGGCCACCGAAAAAGGAGATTACGACTATACGAAAGCCGATTACCATTCGCCCACATGCATCATCATGGGAGCCGAAGACACCGGCGTTCCCTACGAGCATCTGGCGCTTTGTGACGAATGGATTAAGATTCCGCTCTTCGGCACCATCGAGTCACTGAACGTATCCGTAGCCGCAGGTATCCTGATTTATAAAGCCATCGAACAACGAGGATTCTAA
- a CDS encoding DUF1848 domain-containing protein produces the protein MAKINNIKKEMTRENGQTISLQEPIIVSASRSTDIPAFYCDWFFHRLKVGYSVWTNPFNGKDMAISYAKTHFIVFWSKNPRPLLAHLDELKERGINCYIQYSLNDYEDEKLEKGVPPLTERIDTFKRLTDKLGFGSVIWRFDPLMLTDNINIDSLLRKIENIGDQLKGYTEKLVFSFADIAIYRKVKSNLEKNGILYHEWTEEQMKEFSKRLVKLNKDKSWNYELATCGEKGKYEGIKKNSCIDDVLMIRRAYKDEKLRQFLNAEFVSPKLNPDAIKLDNGFYVTLGNNRDSGQREFCGCIKSKDIGQYNTCIHMCEYCYANTSKQAAAANYKRHLENPWAETIIGE, from the coding sequence ATGGCAAAAATCAATAATATAAAAAAAGAGATGACACGTGAAAATGGACAAACCATATCTTTACAGGAACCTATTATAGTATCAGCAAGCAGAAGTACGGACATCCCTGCTTTTTACTGTGATTGGTTTTTCCATAGGCTTAAAGTTGGTTATTCAGTTTGGACCAATCCATTTAACGGGAAAGACATGGCAATAAGTTATGCGAAAACACACTTTATTGTTTTTTGGTCAAAAAATCCTCGTCCACTATTAGCTCATCTTGATGAATTAAAAGAACGCGGAATAAACTGTTATATCCAATATTCGTTAAATGATTATGAAGATGAAAAACTGGAGAAAGGAGTTCCTCCTTTGACCGAACGTATAGACACGTTCAAGCGATTGACAGACAAACTCGGATTCGGTAGTGTTATATGGCGTTTCGACCCATTAATGCTTACTGATAACATAAATATTGATAGCCTTTTAAGAAAAATAGAAAACATTGGCGACCAGCTAAAAGGTTATACAGAGAAACTTGTATTCAGCTTTGCAGACATAGCTATTTACCGTAAAGTAAAATCAAATCTTGAAAAGAACGGAATACTTTATCACGAATGGACTGAAGAACAAATGAAAGAGTTTTCCAAACGACTTGTCAAACTTAACAAGGACAAAAGTTGGAATTATGAACTTGCCACTTGCGGAGAAAAAGGAAAATATGAAGGCATTAAGAAAAATAGTTGTATCGATGATGTGCTGATGATTCGCCGGGCTTATAAAGATGAAAAATTAAGACAATTCCTTAATGCTGAATTCGTAAGCCCAAAACTAAACCCTGATGCAATCAAACTTGATAATGGGTTTTATGTTACACTTGGAAATAATAGAGACAGTGGACAGCGTGAATTTTGCGGCTGCATAAAAAGCAAAGACATAGGTCAATATAACACGTGCATCCACATGTGCGAATACTGTTACGCAAACACCAGCAAACAAGCGGCAGCAGCAAATTATAAACGTCATTTAGAAAATCCGTGGGCAGAAACAATAATAGGAGAATGA